A region from the Alosa alosa isolate M-15738 ecotype Scorff River chromosome 7, AALO_Geno_1.1, whole genome shotgun sequence genome encodes:
- the LOC125298114 gene encoding oocyte zinc finger protein XlCOF6-like isoform X1, producing the protein MVTTCIVPCCRKRSDKCPQLRYFRIPAVRLNEGDVTRELSNRRRATWIARINRANFYPTAAHRVCSLHFVKGEPSQLYDQVNPDWAPSLKLGVTLKAISHTDKEEEVESESALSSQGDGELPSRHKDIKPVEANLKSVDPPSQPLDCASESSSVDSFCPGGDGTEEPTEHVPQTVALHVRLVDCRARLGPNGVCVVKEEGGELGRNCNFEGDGSQIGLHGDDPSAPQEGAKNRRLRSYECSTCRKLFLRLHKATRTAEKAYRCSQCVKRFTLPPNFRKHEGVSSRVGPHRCSQCDVSFTQLSNLKRHELQHTGELSHVCTACGKAFARQDLLRKHQRRHTRERPYTCTQCPKSFSWASSLRHHLTTHADQTSQNLRGNSCSAKNHQGTPAGAKPHQCSQCDKTFCRKADLRVHLKRHTGERRYLCQYCGKTYSDPQSLTVHQRAHTGERPFRCSWCGKRFARSSALRSHETQHTGKRPHVCDVCGRAFARRDLLRKHQRTHTGEKPYHCSICGKHFGYLASLKKHQKDMHTVMAGDHRCSRCGKRFATAQDLRTHGCITTKKQQNSVEDIFSGALQDFAKELVLPLI; encoded by the exons ATGGTCACTACTTGTATCGTGCCTTGTTGTCGTAAGCGATCTGACAAATGTCCCCAGTTACGTTATTTCAGAATACCAGCGGTGAGGTTAAACGAGGGAGACGTGACTAGAGAACTTAGCAACAGAAGAAGGGCTACATGGATAGCAAGGATAAACAGAGCAAACTTCTATCCCACGGCAGCTCACAGAGTGTGCTCTCTGCACTTTGTTAAAG GTGAACCATCTCAGCTCTATGATCAGGTGAATCCAGACTGGGCCCCCTCACTGAAGTTGGGAGTGACATTGAAAGCCATCAGTCACActgacaag gaagaggaagtggaATCTGAGTCTGCATTGAGTAGCCAAGGTGACGGTGAACTCCCAAGCAGACATAAGGACATCAAACCAGTAGAGGCCAATCTG AAAAGTGTGGATCCACCCTCCCAGCCCCTTGACTGTGCTTCAGAGTCCAGTTCTGTTGATTCTTTTTGTCCGGGCGGCGATGGCACAGAAGAGCCTACAGAGCACGTCCCACAGACGGTGGCATTGCATGTGAGGCTGGTGGACTGCCGTGCCCGACTGGGACCCAATGGCGTTTGCGTCGTAAAAGAAGAGGGAGGTGAGTTAGGCCGTAACTGCAATTTTGAGG GTGATGGCTCCCAGATCGGTCTCCATGGCGATGACCCCTCTGCACCTCAAGAGGGAGCGAAAAACAGACGGCTGAGGAGTTATGAGTGCAGCACGTGTAGGAAGCTGTTTCTCCGCCTCCACAAGGCAACACGCACCGCCGAGAAGGCTTACAGATGCTCGCAGTGCGTTAAACGATTCACTCTGCCGCCGAACTTCAGGAAGCATGAGGGCGTGAGCAGCAGGGTAGGACCACACAGGTGTTCCCAGTGTGACGTGTCCTTTACCCAGCTGTCCAACCTGAAGAGGCACGAGCTTCAGCACACCGGCGAGCTAAGTCATGTCTGCACTGCATGTGGGAAAGCGTTCGCCCGACAAGACTTGCTCAGAAAACACCAGAGACGTCATACCAGGGAGAGACCGTACACTTGCACACAGTGCCCCAAGTCATTTTCATGGGCGTCATCGCTCAGGCATCATTTGACAACCCATGCAGATCAGACGTCGCAGAACCTGCGAGGCAACTCCTGTTCAGCCAAGAACCACCAAGGCACTCCTGCTGGAGCAAAGCCCCATCAATGCTCACAGTGCGATAAAACTTTTTGTAGAAAGGCTGACCTTCGGGTGCATCTGAAaagacacacaggagagaggcgGTACTTGTGTCAGTACTGCGGCAAGACGTATAGCGATCCGCAGTCCCTCACTGTCCACCAGCGCGCGCACACCGGAGAAAGACCCTTCAGGTGCTCGTGGTGTGGAAAGCGCTTCGCACGCTCTTCGGCACTGCGGAGCCACGAGACGCAGCACACAGGCAAGCGGCCTCACGTCTGCGATGTGTGCGGGAGGGCCTTCGCCCGACGAGACCTGCTCCGGAAACACCAGCGAACGCACACCGGGGAGAAACCTTACCACTGCTCCATCTGTGGGAAGCACTTTGGCTACCTGGCAAGTTTGAAGAAGCACCAGAAGGACATGCACACTGTGATGGCGGGGGACCACCGGTGCTCAAGGTGTGGAAAGAGGTTTGCGACAGCGCAGGACCTGAGGACGCATGGGtgtataacaacaaaaaaacaacaaaattctGTTGAGGACATCTTCAGCGGAGCATTACAAGACTTTGCTAAAGAGTTGGTGCTGCCTCTTATATGA
- the LOC125298114 gene encoding oocyte zinc finger protein XlCOF6-like isoform X2, protein MVTTCIVPCCRKRSDKCPQLRYFRIPAVRLNEGDVTRELSNRRRATWIARINRANFYPTAAHRVCSLHFVKGEPSQLYDQVNPDWAPSLKLGVTLKAISHTDKEEEVESESALSSQGDGELPSRHKDIKPVEANLKSVDPPSQPLDCASESSSVDSFCPGGDGTEEPTEHVPQTVALHVRLVDCRARLGPNGVCVVKEEGGDGSQIGLHGDDPSAPQEGAKNRRLRSYECSTCRKLFLRLHKATRTAEKAYRCSQCVKRFTLPPNFRKHEGVSSRVGPHRCSQCDVSFTQLSNLKRHELQHTGELSHVCTACGKAFARQDLLRKHQRRHTRERPYTCTQCPKSFSWASSLRHHLTTHADQTSQNLRGNSCSAKNHQGTPAGAKPHQCSQCDKTFCRKADLRVHLKRHTGERRYLCQYCGKTYSDPQSLTVHQRAHTGERPFRCSWCGKRFARSSALRSHETQHTGKRPHVCDVCGRAFARRDLLRKHQRTHTGEKPYHCSICGKHFGYLASLKKHQKDMHTVMAGDHRCSRCGKRFATAQDLRTHGCITTKKQQNSVEDIFSGALQDFAKELVLPLI, encoded by the exons ATGGTCACTACTTGTATCGTGCCTTGTTGTCGTAAGCGATCTGACAAATGTCCCCAGTTACGTTATTTCAGAATACCAGCGGTGAGGTTAAACGAGGGAGACGTGACTAGAGAACTTAGCAACAGAAGAAGGGCTACATGGATAGCAAGGATAAACAGAGCAAACTTCTATCCCACGGCAGCTCACAGAGTGTGCTCTCTGCACTTTGTTAAAG GTGAACCATCTCAGCTCTATGATCAGGTGAATCCAGACTGGGCCCCCTCACTGAAGTTGGGAGTGACATTGAAAGCCATCAGTCACActgacaag gaagaggaagtggaATCTGAGTCTGCATTGAGTAGCCAAGGTGACGGTGAACTCCCAAGCAGACATAAGGACATCAAACCAGTAGAGGCCAATCTG AAAAGTGTGGATCCACCCTCCCAGCCCCTTGACTGTGCTTCAGAGTCCAGTTCTGTTGATTCTTTTTGTCCGGGCGGCGATGGCACAGAAGAGCCTACAGAGCACGTCCCACAGACGGTGGCATTGCATGTGAGGCTGGTGGACTGCCGTGCCCGACTGGGACCCAATGGCGTTTGCGTCGTAAAAGAAGAGGGAG GTGATGGCTCCCAGATCGGTCTCCATGGCGATGACCCCTCTGCACCTCAAGAGGGAGCGAAAAACAGACGGCTGAGGAGTTATGAGTGCAGCACGTGTAGGAAGCTGTTTCTCCGCCTCCACAAGGCAACACGCACCGCCGAGAAGGCTTACAGATGCTCGCAGTGCGTTAAACGATTCACTCTGCCGCCGAACTTCAGGAAGCATGAGGGCGTGAGCAGCAGGGTAGGACCACACAGGTGTTCCCAGTGTGACGTGTCCTTTACCCAGCTGTCCAACCTGAAGAGGCACGAGCTTCAGCACACCGGCGAGCTAAGTCATGTCTGCACTGCATGTGGGAAAGCGTTCGCCCGACAAGACTTGCTCAGAAAACACCAGAGACGTCATACCAGGGAGAGACCGTACACTTGCACACAGTGCCCCAAGTCATTTTCATGGGCGTCATCGCTCAGGCATCATTTGACAACCCATGCAGATCAGACGTCGCAGAACCTGCGAGGCAACTCCTGTTCAGCCAAGAACCACCAAGGCACTCCTGCTGGAGCAAAGCCCCATCAATGCTCACAGTGCGATAAAACTTTTTGTAGAAAGGCTGACCTTCGGGTGCATCTGAAaagacacacaggagagaggcgGTACTTGTGTCAGTACTGCGGCAAGACGTATAGCGATCCGCAGTCCCTCACTGTCCACCAGCGCGCGCACACCGGAGAAAGACCCTTCAGGTGCTCGTGGTGTGGAAAGCGCTTCGCACGCTCTTCGGCACTGCGGAGCCACGAGACGCAGCACACAGGCAAGCGGCCTCACGTCTGCGATGTGTGCGGGAGGGCCTTCGCCCGACGAGACCTGCTCCGGAAACACCAGCGAACGCACACCGGGGAGAAACCTTACCACTGCTCCATCTGTGGGAAGCACTTTGGCTACCTGGCAAGTTTGAAGAAGCACCAGAAGGACATGCACACTGTGATGGCGGGGGACCACCGGTGCTCAAGGTGTGGAAAGAGGTTTGCGACAGCGCAGGACCTGAGGACGCATGGGtgtataacaacaaaaaaacaacaaaattctGTTGAGGACATCTTCAGCGGAGCATTACAAGACTTTGCTAAAGAGTTGGTGCTGCCTCTTATATGA